A DNA window from Thermogemmata fonticola contains the following coding sequences:
- a CDS encoding glycosyltransferase family 4 protein — MLRVGFNAYLLADGNRRGWNRYTVNLLAALPAQGVRPVLYTRAPLHPDHLARLPPGSYELRLAPPMRYVLWENLWLPRQLRRDRIDLFHCPMNFGLPWSTPCPRLLTLHDAIDPAYYLRQAPWRERWSWSALRLRWTLWSCRSRAHHILTVSRHAREDLVRVLGVPPEKVSVIYEAADPQFQCRMETEAVRAVLAQWGLERPYFLYAGGWEGRKNVLFLLEAFAQAALPQTELVLAGGTAPQQQALRALAEKLGGPAQVRLLGFVPDAVLHALYAGALAFVYPSRYEGFGLQLCEAMAVGCPVLAARATALPEILGDGGATFALDSPQELIGLLRQVAADPDYRRQLQQRAQQRSQHFSWQKTAQETVQIYHQLLQRKSL; from the coding sequence GTGCTGAGAGTCGGCTTCAACGCCTATCTGCTGGCTGATGGCAATCGCCGGGGGTGGAACCGTTACACGGTCAATCTGCTGGCGGCCCTGCCGGCGCAAGGGGTTCGCCCCGTTCTGTACACACGAGCGCCGCTTCATCCCGATCATTTGGCTCGCCTGCCGCCGGGAAGCTACGAACTCCGTCTCGCTCCGCCGATGCGCTACGTGCTCTGGGAAAACCTCTGGCTGCCCCGGCAACTCCGCCGCGATCGGATCGACCTGTTCCATTGCCCGATGAACTTCGGCCTGCCTTGGTCCACCCCTTGCCCGCGCCTGCTCACCCTGCATGACGCCATCGATCCGGCGTACTATCTGCGGCAAGCGCCGTGGCGCGAGCGCTGGTCCTGGTCCGCGTTGCGCCTGCGTTGGACCTTATGGTCCTGCCGGTCCCGTGCTCATCACATCCTCACGGTCAGCCGGCATGCACGGGAGGACCTCGTGCGGGTTTTGGGCGTGCCGCCGGAGAAGGTGAGCGTGATTTACGAAGCGGCGGACCCGCAGTTCCAATGCCGCATGGAAACCGAAGCGGTTCGAGCGGTGCTCGCGCAGTGGGGGCTAGAGCGGCCCTATTTTCTCTACGCCGGCGGTTGGGAGGGGCGCAAAAATGTGCTGTTTTTGCTGGAGGCGTTCGCCCAGGCTGCCCTGCCGCAGACGGAGCTGGTTTTAGCCGGGGGCACGGCGCCACAACAGCAAGCCCTGCGAGCGCTGGCCGAGAAACTCGGTGGCCCAGCCCAGGTGCGCCTGCTCGGCTTCGTGCCGGACGCCGTCCTCCACGCCCTCTACGCGGGCGCCTTGGCTTTCGTCTATCCCAGCCGCTACGAAGGCTTCGGCCTGCAACTGTGCGAAGCGATGGCGGTGGGCTGCCCCGTGCTGGCGGCCCGCGCTACCGCTCTGCCGGAAATCCTCGGCGATGGCGGCGCAACCTTCGCCCTCGACTCCCCGCAGGAACTGATCGGCCTGCTGCGACAAGTGGCTGCCGATCCGGACTACCGCCGCCAATTGCAACAACGCGCGCAACAACGATCTCAACACTTCTCCTGGCAAAAAACCGCTCAGGAAACTGTGCAAATCTATCACCAACTACTTCAGCGGAAATCATTATAA
- a CDS encoding glycosyltransferase family 4 protein codes for MRHHWVILTGEYPPECGGVGDYSAQLAARLVQCDQDVTVMASSAEEESEQSGNGVRVLRIPQAFRLSGLGRTERVLRQLRPDRLLLQYTPHAFGYKAMNLPLASSLGRWGRSIAPLWVIFHEVVFPFSLYKPQYMVLAFVTHMMARMIAQSASRIFVTAWAWKRVLRRVGPQRVASEWLPVPSNLEGVAPAGASLPAEDDGEVWLGHLGAYGPWAESVLEAAGRKLLPCYPRAKMVLLGRGSESLARQWQERGVGWADRLVVPGVLPPAALAAWLQRCCLLLQPYPDGVSSRRTTAMAALCGGIPLATNLGPLSEPFWSVRLPSIAAAPRTEDLLELATQLLGDARRRAELTLHGQQLYQELFRWDCLLTRLLV; via the coding sequence ATGCGACATCACTGGGTCATCCTCACAGGCGAGTATCCTCCAGAGTGCGGCGGGGTCGGGGATTACTCGGCCCAATTGGCAGCCCGGCTTGTTCAGTGCGATCAAGATGTCACTGTCATGGCCTCGTCGGCGGAGGAGGAAAGCGAACAAAGCGGCAATGGCGTGCGCGTCCTGCGGATTCCCCAGGCATTCCGCCTGTCAGGACTCGGTCGGACGGAGCGCGTCTTGCGGCAACTTCGGCCGGACCGTTTGCTGCTGCAATACACGCCGCACGCCTTTGGCTACAAGGCGATGAACCTGCCGCTGGCTAGCTCTCTCGGCCGCTGGGGGCGGTCGATCGCTCCGCTTTGGGTCATATTCCACGAAGTGGTTTTTCCTTTTTCTTTATACAAACCTCAGTATATGGTTTTAGCCTTTGTGACACACATGATGGCACGGATGATTGCGCAGAGTGCTTCGCGGATATTTGTGACGGCGTGGGCGTGGAAGCGGGTCCTGCGGCGGGTCGGTCCCCAGCGGGTGGCGAGTGAGTGGCTGCCGGTGCCGTCGAATCTGGAAGGGGTGGCGCCGGCGGGAGCGTCTCTGCCCGCGGAGGACGATGGGGAGGTGTGGCTGGGGCATCTGGGGGCGTATGGCCCGTGGGCCGAGTCGGTGCTGGAGGCGGCCGGGCGGAAATTGCTTCCCTGTTATCCACGAGCTAAGATGGTGCTGCTTGGTCGTGGGTCGGAGTCACTCGCTCGGCAGTGGCAGGAGCGCGGCGTGGGATGGGCGGACCGCCTGGTGGTCCCCGGCGTGTTGCCGCCGGCGGCATTGGCGGCCTGGCTCCAGCGCTGCTGCCTGCTCTTGCAGCCGTACCCGGACGGGGTGAGCAGCCGGCGGACCACCGCGATGGCGGCCCTCTGCGGCGGCATTCCCTTGGCAACCAACCTCGGCCCGCTGAGTGAGCCGTTCTGGTCCGTCCGCCTGCCGTCTATCGCCGCGGCACCCCGGACGGAGGACTTGCTGGAACTCGCCACTCAGCTCCTCGGCGATGCCCGCCGGCGCGCGGAACTCACCCTCCACGGCCAGCAACTCTATCAGGAACTGTTCCGCTGGGACTGCCTGCTAACCCGCTTGCTGGTCTAA
- a CDS encoding glycosyltransferase: MPSVRRLLTIGHSYVVAFNRRLPHELMQQGNGAWDVTVAAPRFVYGDLRPIHLENVPDESCRLQPLSAYFTRRPHLLLYHHRVRELLAQKWDIVHCWEEPFVLSSLQISLWQRSGKLVYYTFQNISKSYPPPFSWIECYSVNHCHGWIAAGYSVDHTLSMRAGYCDRPHCVIPLGVDTLVFHPEREAGVSVRRQLGWAEGGPPVVGYLGRFVAEKGILFLLRVLERLRVAWRALFVGGGPLEGCLRRWAERQGAERAQVVTGVAHQAVPRYLNAMDVLAAPSQTTPRWKEQFGRMLIEAMACGVPVAGSDSGEIPYVVGDAGLVLPEADAAAWVAGLAGLLESPARRRELAAAGRERTCQRYAWPVAARQHLRFFQQLLDLPCHD; the protein is encoded by the coding sequence ATGCCCTCCGTCCGCCGCCTGCTCACGATTGGGCACTCTTACGTCGTGGCCTTCAATCGCCGTTTACCTCATGAATTGATGCAGCAAGGGAACGGTGCATGGGACGTAACTGTCGCGGCACCAAGATTTGTGTATGGAGATTTGCGGCCCATTCATCTGGAGAATGTCCCGGACGAAAGCTGCCGCTTGCAGCCGCTTTCCGCCTACTTCACACGCCGACCGCACCTCTTGCTCTATCACCACCGGGTCCGAGAATTGCTGGCGCAAAAATGGGACATTGTGCACTGCTGGGAGGAACCGTTCGTGCTCTCGAGCTTGCAGATTTCTCTCTGGCAGCGTTCGGGGAAATTGGTTTATTACACATTTCAAAATATCAGCAAAAGTTATCCTCCGCCGTTCAGTTGGATTGAGTGTTATAGTGTGAATCATTGTCATGGCTGGATAGCCGCAGGTTATAGTGTAGATCACACACTCAGTATGCGGGCGGGTTATTGCGATCGGCCGCATTGTGTCATCCCGCTGGGTGTGGATACGTTGGTGTTTCATCCGGAGCGGGAAGCGGGTGTGTCCGTGCGGCGTCAGTTGGGTTGGGCGGAGGGCGGGCCGCCGGTGGTGGGGTATTTGGGCCGATTCGTGGCGGAGAAGGGGATTTTATTTCTGCTGCGGGTGTTGGAACGGCTGCGCGTGGCGTGGCGGGCGTTGTTTGTCGGCGGCGGCCCCCTGGAAGGCTGCCTGCGGCGTTGGGCCGAGCGGCAGGGAGCGGAACGGGCGCAAGTGGTGACCGGCGTGGCACACCAGGCGGTGCCGCGCTACCTCAATGCGATGGATGTGCTAGCCGCGCCGAGCCAGACGACGCCGCGCTGGAAGGAACAATTCGGGCGGATGCTCATCGAGGCGATGGCCTGCGGCGTACCCGTGGCCGGCAGCGACTCCGGCGAGATTCCCTATGTGGTCGGCGATGCGGGCTTGGTTCTGCCGGAGGCGGATGCAGCGGCGTGGGTCGCGGGTTTGGCCGGCTTGCTGGAAAGTCCGGCGCGGCGGCGGGAACTGGCCGCGGCAGGGCGGGAGCGGACCTGCCAGCGCTATGCCTGGCCGGTGGCCGCCCGGCAGCACCTCCGCTTCTTCCAGCAGTTGCTGGACCTGCCCTGCCATGACTGA
- a CDS encoding glycosyltransferase family 4 protein, whose translation MTDKVRSLRLGVVRDYRAENWPSMDLCADALLAHLPAEIEAVEAAPAFRRYLGRWQPSSRWAFNADRFWNRYVVLPRQVRRLSRQVDAVHIVDHSYAHLVHAVPYGRAGVYCHDIDIFRCLLPLSEETPRRRLLLTRLARWILTGLRRAALVFTNSRQTAEELLARGWVQPDRLHVVPLGVAPEYMEIHLENESFLQYENQPYILHVGSTIARKRIDVLLAVFAQVRQRWKNMRLIQAGGEWTGEQREQLRRLGLEGAVQQVRGLSRRELAALYRKAAVLLFPSAAEGFGLPVLEALACGTAVVASDLPALREVGGAAACYCPPGDIRAFVTAVCQVLSEPDTLVRREQRRSQAQRFHWSVHARQIAEAYQQLLK comes from the coding sequence ATGACTGACAAGGTTCGGTCGCTGCGCCTGGGCGTTGTGCGGGATTACCGGGCCGAGAATTGGCCGAGCATGGACCTGTGCGCCGATGCACTTTTGGCCCATCTTCCTGCGGAAATCGAGGCGGTGGAAGCAGCCCCGGCCTTCCGGCGCTATCTGGGGCGCTGGCAGCCGTCGAGCCGCTGGGCTTTCAATGCCGACCGCTTCTGGAACCGGTATGTCGTCCTGCCGCGCCAGGTGCGCCGCCTGAGCCGCCAGGTGGATGCCGTCCACATCGTGGATCACAGTTACGCCCATCTGGTGCATGCGGTGCCGTATGGCCGTGCGGGCGTGTACTGTCATGACATTGACATCTTCCGCTGTCTGCTGCCGCTTTCGGAGGAAACTCCGCGGCGCCGCCTCCTGCTGACCCGCCTGGCCCGCTGGATCCTCACCGGGCTGCGGCGTGCCGCCCTCGTCTTCACCAACAGCCGCCAGACCGCCGAGGAGTTGCTCGCCCGCGGCTGGGTCCAGCCCGATCGCCTCCATGTCGTACCCTTGGGGGTGGCCCCAGAATACATGGAGATTCACTTGGAAAATGAGTCTTTCCTGCAATATGAAAATCAGCCGTATATCTTGCATGTCGGCAGCACGATTGCCCGCAAGCGGATCGATGTGCTGTTGGCAGTGTTCGCCCAGGTGCGGCAACGGTGGAAAAACATGCGCCTGATCCAGGCCGGGGGGGAATGGACGGGGGAGCAGCGGGAGCAGTTGCGGCGTTTAGGCCTGGAAGGAGCTGTGCAGCAGGTGCGGGGACTGAGTCGGCGGGAGTTGGCGGCGCTGTACCGGAAAGCGGCGGTGCTGCTGTTTCCCAGTGCGGCGGAGGGTTTCGGCTTGCCCGTGCTCGAAGCGCTGGCCTGCGGGACGGCGGTGGTCGCCTCGGACCTGCCGGCCCTGCGGGAAGTCGGCGGCGCGGCGGCCTGCTACTGCCCGCCGGGAGACATCCGCGCTTTTGTGACAGCCGTCTGTCAAGTGCTGTCCGAACCCGATACGCTCGTGCGGCGGGAACAGCGCCGGAGCCAAGCCCAGCGTTTTCACTGGTCCGTGCACGCGCGGCAGATTGCCGAGGCATACCAGCAGCTTCTGAAGTAG
- the asnB gene encoding asparagine synthase (glutamine-hydrolyzing), whose protein sequence is MCGIAGILGVPEELARPAAQRMLEALRHRGPDDWGLEVLADPAGRAPPLVLVHTRLAIVDLSPQGRQPMCHALSPQTSPTLPSTDRASEKLWITFNGEIYNYRALAAEAAAHGLPVRTATDTEAILLAYRLWGESFAERLRGMFAFALADLGRRQVILVRDRLGIKPLYLARAPQGGLLFASEVRALLAAGGELVPRRLSLAAVESFLAQGAVWGEAAHVEGVRLWEPGLVLSCDWEGRELSRRRYWPWPGKAALDPTLDRPAAVTRLRQVLQEAVQQHLAADVPVGVFLSSGVDSAAVAALAAEGAAGRIRTVNVGFDLPQWDESAEAEEIARQLQTEHGTIRVAAGDIGRDLEAVLAAMDQPTVDGFNTWYVSRAARQAGLKVALSGLGGDELFGGYASFRDVPRGVRWQRRLVRWRLAVRWVRRWSQWQPSRRLFKLAELFQRPANLMAVYLLRRELFLPWQRRALWPLPPECDPHSGLPQPVLAALQPHQTDGDSVSSLELNGYLRHMLLRDADVFSLVHALELRVPLLDHLVVEAVLPLPVEWKCDPRLPKRLLADAVGARLPPAVLRRPKRGFTFPWTDWLRGPLAPHAQERLLPSALWHRLGFDPRAVRQLWHRFQQGDPGIGGLHLLALLVLADLVQRQKLTL, encoded by the coding sequence ATGTGCGGCATCGCCGGCATTCTGGGAGTACCGGAAGAGTTGGCTCGGCCAGCAGCCCAGCGCATGCTCGAGGCCTTGCGTCACCGCGGGCCGGATGACTGGGGTCTGGAAGTGCTCGCGGATCCGGCGGGCCGGGCACCGCCGCTGGTGCTCGTCCATACCCGCCTGGCCATTGTGGACCTCTCGCCGCAGGGGCGCCAGCCGATGTGCCACGCGCTCTCCCCGCAGACATCTCCCACGCTTCCCTCCACGGACCGAGCCTCGGAGAAGCTCTGGATCACCTTCAACGGGGAAATCTACAACTATCGCGCTCTGGCGGCGGAAGCGGCAGCCCACGGCCTGCCTGTGCGGACAGCCACGGATACCGAAGCGATCCTGCTGGCCTATCGCCTCTGGGGGGAAAGCTTCGCCGAACGGCTGCGCGGCATGTTCGCCTTCGCCCTGGCCGATCTGGGGCGGCGGCAGGTCATTCTGGTCCGAGATCGGCTGGGGATCAAGCCGCTGTATTTGGCGCGTGCGCCGCAGGGGGGATTGCTATTTGCTTCGGAAGTGCGGGCGTTGCTCGCTGCCGGAGGGGAGCTGGTCCCGCGCCGCCTCTCCCTGGCCGCGGTGGAGTCGTTCCTGGCCCAGGGAGCAGTTTGGGGCGAAGCGGCCCATGTGGAGGGCGTCCGTCTGTGGGAACCGGGCCTTGTGCTGAGTTGCGACTGGGAAGGCCGGGAGTTGTCCCGGCGGCGGTATTGGCCCTGGCCAGGGAAGGCAGCGCTCGATCCAACGCTGGACCGTCCGGCGGCCGTGACACGGCTTCGGCAAGTGTTGCAGGAAGCGGTGCAGCAGCATTTGGCGGCGGATGTGCCGGTGGGGGTGTTTTTGTCCAGCGGTGTGGATTCGGCGGCGGTGGCCGCTCTGGCGGCAGAGGGTGCCGCGGGGCGCATCCGCACGGTGAACGTCGGGTTCGACCTGCCGCAGTGGGACGAGAGTGCCGAGGCCGAGGAGATCGCCCGCCAGTTGCAGACGGAACATGGCACGATCCGCGTAGCCGCCGGGGACATTGGCCGGGACCTGGAGGCGGTGCTGGCCGCGATGGATCAGCCGACCGTGGACGGGTTCAACACCTGGTATGTGTCGCGTGCGGCGCGGCAGGCTGGCTTGAAGGTAGCGCTGAGCGGTCTGGGCGGGGATGAGCTATTCGGGGGTTACGCGAGTTTCCGGGATGTGCCGCGGGGGGTGCGTTGGCAGCGGCGGCTGGTGCGATGGCGCCTCGCGGTCCGCTGGGTGCGCCGCTGGAGCCAGTGGCAGCCGTCCCGCCGCCTGTTCAAACTGGCCGAGTTGTTCCAGCGCCCCGCCAATCTGATGGCGGTCTATCTGCTGCGCCGCGAGCTGTTCCTGCCGTGGCAACGCCGGGCGCTCTGGCCTTTGCCCCCGGAATGCGATCCGCACAGCGGCCTGCCCCAGCCGGTCCTCGCCGCCCTTCAGCCACACCAGACCGATGGTGACAGCGTCTCGTCCCTGGAACTGAACGGCTATCTACGGCACATGCTCCTGCGGGATGCGGATGTCTTCAGCCTGGTCCATGCCCTGGAGCTGCGCGTGCCGCTTTTGGATCACCTGGTGGTGGAAGCGGTGCTGCCGTTGCCGGTGGAGTGGAAGTGCGACCCCAGACTGCCGAAGCGGCTCTTGGCGGACGCGGTCGGAGCGCGCCTGCCGCCCGCGGTTCTGCGCCGGCCCAAGCGCGGCTTCACCTTCCCCTGGACGGATTGGCTCCGCGGCCCCCTCGCTCCGCACGCCCAGGAACGCCTCCTGCCATCGGCCCTCTGGCACCGCCTCGGCTTCGACCCCCGCGCTGTCCGCCAGCTCTGGCACCGCTTCCAGCAAGGCGACCCTGGCATCGGCGGCCTGCACCTCCTCGCCCTGCTTGTCCTGGCCGACCTCGTCCAGCGCCAGAAACTCACACTGTAA
- a CDS encoding glycosyltransferase family 4 protein, translating to MPSRMPVVFLTSAGQLGGAERSLLDMAAVLRQLRPDWPIGVIAGEEGPLAEELRRQEVPVAVLPWPEAVARLGESFWLGAGRGKWRQGAAWSYALLKAAAALPAYQRRLRRQLFQWRPRLLHSNGLKCHLLARGAAPPGCAVLWHLRDFLSRRPVLGRTLPYLARPPQRILAISQAVAEDARRLFPQAAIETIYNGIDTEHFTPAGPARNWDAFLGGASLPSAAVRVGLVATYARWKGQEVFLEAAARLLAAGVHHARFFLIGGPIYRTAGSQFSVEELRQRIEALGLTGYCHLVPFQLDLPPVYRGLDIVVHASTQPEPFGRTIAEAMACGRAVIASRTAGAAELMADGVDALSVPPGDAGSLAAALYRLIQDGELRQRLGQAARQTALQRFDRRLLGQRLVQVYEAFSRPEDASPEGTAG from the coding sequence ATGCCGTCGCGGATGCCGGTGGTGTTTTTGACGTCGGCGGGCCAGCTTGGGGGCGCGGAGCGCAGCCTGCTGGACATGGCAGCCGTGCTGCGGCAGCTTCGCCCGGATTGGCCGATCGGGGTCATCGCCGGGGAGGAAGGGCCTTTGGCGGAGGAGTTGCGGCGGCAGGAGGTGCCGGTGGCGGTGCTGCCCTGGCCGGAGGCGGTGGCACGGCTGGGGGAGTCGTTTTGGCTCGGGGCCGGGCGGGGGAAGTGGCGGCAAGGCGCGGCCTGGAGCTACGCCTTGCTGAAAGCGGCGGCGGCCCTGCCCGCTTACCAGCGGCGCTTGCGGCGGCAGCTCTTTCAGTGGCGGCCCCGCCTGCTCCATTCCAACGGTTTGAAGTGCCACTTGCTGGCCCGCGGGGCGGCGCCGCCGGGCTGCGCCGTCCTCTGGCATCTGCGGGACTTCCTCTCACGGCGTCCGGTCCTGGGCCGAACGTTGCCGTATTTGGCGCGTCCCCCGCAGCGGATCCTCGCCATTTCCCAGGCGGTGGCCGAGGATGCCCGCCGCCTCTTCCCTCAAGCCGCCATCGAGACCATCTACAACGGCATCGATACGGAGCATTTCACACCCGCCGGACCGGCCCGGAATTGGGACGCCTTCCTGGGTGGGGCTTCGCTGCCCAGCGCCGCGGTGCGGGTCGGCCTGGTCGCCACCTATGCCCGCTGGAAGGGGCAGGAGGTGTTTCTGGAAGCGGCGGCCCGGCTGCTGGCGGCGGGGGTGCACCACGCCCGCTTCTTCCTCATCGGCGGCCCGATCTACCGCACCGCCGGCTCGCAATTTTCCGTCGAAGAGCTGCGGCAGCGCATCGAGGCGCTCGGACTGACCGGCTATTGTCATCTCGTTCCGTTCCAGTTGGACCTGCCGCCGGTGTATCGGGGTTTGGACATTGTGGTCCATGCCAGCACGCAGCCGGAGCCGTTCGGGCGGACCATTGCCGAGGCGATGGCTTGCGGCCGGGCGGTGATTGCCAGTCGCACAGCCGGAGCAGCGGAACTGATGGCGGACGGCGTCGATGCCCTGAGCGTGCCGCCGGGGGATGCCGGAAGTCTGGCCGCCGCCCTCTACCGCCTGATCCAGGATGGGGAATTGCGGCAGCGTCTGGGCCAAGCGGCGCGGCAAACCGCCCTGCAACGCTTCGACCGCCGGCTCCTGGGGCAGCGTCTCGTGCAGGTCTACGAGGCGTTCAGCCGCCCGGAGGATGCGTCGCCGGAGGGAACCGCAGGATAA